The DNA window CCCGTTGAAAAACTGGTAATCACCGGTGGCTGCATTCATAGGACTGAATATCGGCGGCGCGTTATATGCATTTAACAGTGGGTTATTGATTGCATCTGTCCTCGTCTTGGAAAAAGTAAAATTATCTCCAATGGTTAGATTATCTGTAATCTTATAACTAAGATTTAACTTTGAACTGAATCTGTTAAACCCGTTTCCTGAATTGATGTTATTACCGGCATTAAAATTCCCTTCATCCTGCAGAAGTCCTAAACTCGCATAATAATTCAGCTTACCTAAGCTTCCTGAAGCTGAAAAATCGTTGGCATTAATAATGCTTGTTTTTCTGAAAATTTCATTGAACCAATTGGTATCTGCCGGGAAATTAGCTCTTGAAAGTGAACCGTTACTGGATCCTGTATCATTGATGAGCTTTTCATTGTACAACTCAATATACTGGTCAGAATTAGCCATTTTTGGTATATTGGTAATCTTCTTGAACCCAAGATAAGAATTGAAATTGTAAACAGGTTTTCCTTTTCCTGTTTTTGTTTTGATAATTACCGCACCGTTTGCAGCCTGGGCACCAAAGATCGCCAAACTGGACGGATCTTTTAGGACGCTCATGGATTCAATATCCTGCGGATTTAAAAATGAAATATCGTTTGTGATAGTCCCGTCAACGATGAAAACAGTATACCCGCTTAATGAACCTACTCCTCTGATATCAACCCTCGGAGAACTTCCCGGTGATCCGGAGTTAACAATGTTCACACCGGCAAGTTTTCCCTGCACAGAACTCATTGGGTTGGCATTCGGCTTATCTGCAAGATCTTTGGCAGACACTACACCGATACTCCCCGTCACATTTTCTTTTTTCTGCGTACCATATCCCACAAGCACTACCTCCTCGATCTTCTGCTCCTTGGCAGTCGTATCTCTTGGGGTGGTCTGTGCATTGACGTTCATACCGAAGTAAAGAACAGCAATGAGACATGAATACTTTAAATCACGTTGTTTCATATAGTTTAATTTTATTCGTACAATCACACTCTAAAGCAGTCTTCTGAACAACAGCCTAAAAAAAGGCGTTTATTTTTTCAAAAAAAGACATTAGACCCAAAATTATAAAAATATCCGAAACAACGTTAAAATCTCTTAAAAATTTTAAAATTTATAGTTAAAATTAAAAATATGATATAAACAGAGCACTTAGTGTAAATTTATCTTAAAATTACTATTAATTAATTGTAAATTATTCAACATGTTTTACCGCTTCATATCATAAAATCATCCCCGATATCTTAAGCGGTAAGAAGATTTTGATAAATGTAAAGGTCTGTTTAAATTTGGTCGGATATTTGAATAACCCACAAAATGAATCTAACGAAATGAAAAAGTATATCATTATTGTCGCACTGGCCTTAGGTACCGGCGCAGTCATTAATTCTGCCATGCAGTCATGCACCAGCCTCGCCACTACAGATCTCGGATTATCCGTGATCAAAAGGTTACTCCTTAACGGTATCGACAAAGGCATGAATATTTACAGCAGCAAAGAAGCTTTCCTTCAGAATAATATGGTAGACCGTGCTTTACCGAAGCAATTGCGCGATATCAACAGTACGCTGGAAAAAATTGCTCCCTCCTTAGTAGCCAAAGAAAGGGAATATATAGCAGAAGCTGCTGCCTATACCGTAAATACTTCAAGGCCTATCCTGCAGAATGCTGTCAACAGCCTTACGGCCCAGGATGTAACGAGGATCATCCAGGGAACAACGGCAACGCAGATCCTAAAGGAAAAGGCATCCCAACAGCTCATTGCCGCCATTGCCCCAAAAGTGGATGAAAAACTCAACCAATACGGCATTGTAAAAACCATCAATACGGCACTTTCCGGAAACAGCTTATTAGGCGGGCTGTTAGGCGGAAGCAGCAGCAATACAAGGGTTAATGCGGGCGGACTGAGCCAGCTGGCCTCGGAACAGCTGGTTAACGGCCTGTTCTATATCATTGAAGACTATGAGCAGCAGAACTCCAGGGCACTGCTCGGGCCCCTTGGAAAATAAGATATTTTTAGGTATCTTTACGTAATAAGATAAAATTTGCAGATGGACATACTTCAAGGAAACCAGCACGCCAGCCCGGAGGATTTTTATAAGTCCTTGAAGGCTAAACTGGAAGATCACCATGATTTTCCGGAGGATTATTTATT is part of the Chryseobacterium camelliae genome and encodes:
- a CDS encoding DUF4197 family protein, with product MKKYIIIVALALGTGAVINSAMQSCTSLATTDLGLSVIKRLLLNGIDKGMNIYSSKEAFLQNNMVDRALPKQLRDINSTLEKIAPSLVAKEREYIAEAAAYTVNTSRPILQNAVNSLTAQDVTRIIQGTTATQILKEKASQQLIAAIAPKVDEKLNQYGIVKTINTALSGNSLLGGLLGGSSSNTRVNAGGLSQLASEQLVNGLFYIIEDYEQQNSRALLGPLGK